The segment TACTCAGGCCGCGGTTTCTCGTCGAGGATATAACTTTCAAAGGTATGATCTTTGGTAAGCTGTTTTATTTTTTCTCTGATGAGGTATGCCCTGCTGTCGCCAACATGGCATATATGTACTTTGTTATCCTTGATAAGCATCTGTATAAGAGTTGTCCCCATCCCCATAAGATCTATATCCGTCATTGATTTTTCCTTAACGGCGTTGTGTGCCGCCATGAGGGATTTAGCAAGCAGCTTTGATATGTCTTCATTGGTTCTGGCCTCATCCAAATGCTCTTTGAGATAGGTATAGCATTCTTTTACAGCCAGGTCACTTGCCACCTCGCCTGCCTGGTGGCCTCCCAATCCGTCTGCGATGAGAAAAATATTCAGAGCCTCATCAACCAAAATACTGTCCTCATTCTGTTTTCTCCGCCTACCTACATCTGTTTTATATGCTATTTTCATTCCAATAGTTTACTGAGGGGATTAGGGATAAATTATTAAGAGCGCTTCGGGGACTAACTTGTGGACCCCTTCTCTATGAGTTCCTTTGCTATTCTTTTTATCATGCCTGCGTCCGAATTAACTACTTTTAGTATAAATTCATTTGCCTCCGGAACTCCTATCTCGTGAAGGGCACTGAGAATCCTTATTTTCAAAAAGGTATTATTCGTCTGCTCGAAAAGCCCTATAACAGGTTTTACAGCTTTAATACTCCGGAGTTTGCCAAGGATATAAACAGCCCGGTGAACTGTCTCCCGCTCAGGGTGCCTCAGTGCATTAATTAACTTTTCTTCGAAACTTTTGTTTTCAAACTCTGCTATAGAAGCGTGGCAAAAAGGACATGATTTATCAATCTCTTTTATTTCTTTCCAGCATATGGGACAGAAGAATATCATGGTCTTTTACTCAATATTGAACAATTAACAAAGTATACTAATAATTTAAAATATCCGTTGTTGTTTCTCTTTTACAAGGTACTATTATTGAATCAAATATTCTAAGTATTTACCTAGGGATTCTTGCTAAAACGCGGTTAATCTCTAAAATTACATGAGTAATTATATCAAGCTGAGGATCAAGAATATTTACAAGTTCATGTGGGACATCCCCATACCTGTCTAACTTTTTTGCTCTCACATTATCAAGAATTTCCAGACAACGAGGTAACTTGCCAAAGATTTCCCTTGTTGCATCTCTGGACTCTTTATTGAGATCAAATGTGTTTGAAATAGACCTGATTCTTTCCTTTACGAGAGATGCTTTTTTTAACAGTATATCTTTTATCTCTGCAGGAATATTACATTTCATATCGTAGAGGATACCTGCATAAGTCTCTTTCTTGAGTATTTCCTCAATATCATTCATACTTTCCTCTATGATACAAAGTGTTACAGAGAGTCCTCTTTTTTGATGTTTGTTCAGCATAGGATACCGAATAAATGAAATTATGGAAACAGAAGAGTCCTTTGTCCTTCAGGGTAAATAATAACTAGTGTTTTACTGAATCTGTATGTGGTCGTAAATAAATAAACCAGAATATTATGCCGATTAAAATAACTCCACCAATAAGATTTCCCAAGGTAACCGGAAATAGATTATTAACAAAAAATCCTTTCCATGTGAGCTGGGAAAGATCTAATGATTTTCCTACTGCCTTTTCTGCCGTTGTAACGATATCCGGATGTTTTCTTAAAATTATGCCCGTTGGGATAAAATACATATTCGCCACGCAATGTTCAAAACCACTGGCAACGAAACCACCTATAGCGAACATAGTCGAAAGAACCTTATCTGCCACATTCCTGCTACTATAACACAACCATACATTAAGACATACCAATGCATTACAAAGTGTGCCTCTTGCCAGGGCTTCTTTAAAAGTTAAATCAACCTTTTTATGAGCAATAAGTAGTGCCTTTGCGCCTGTCATAGACTGAAAAAATTCCCATTGATGTGCCAGATACATCCAATAGACCATTATGAGTCCACCCACAAAATTACCAAGATACACAATCGTCCAGATTCTGAGCAATTCGTAAGTTGTAATTTTTTTACTAAGATAACCCACGATATTTAAATTGTTACCGGTAAAAAGTTCTGAACCAGCAACCTCAACCAGTATTAATCCGAAAGAAAATACAATACCAGTAATAAGGGAGGTAATTCCTACATGTAAGGTAGAGTCATTTGTCACAAAGGTGGCAAACTGAGCGCCCATAGCAACATAAATTCCAGCTAAAACACTCAATACAAATGTTTGTTTAATGCTTAATCTTGCTCTCACCAGCGCTTTATTTTCAATTACAGAAGCAGTCTTCTGAGGTAGATATGCTGTATCGATATTTGTAATTTGAATAGGTTTTGGAATATTATTCTCTTCCATCCTTTATTTCTCCTCTATTCTTTCTTTGAAGGGTGTAAATACACAAACCAATAAGCGCCTGCAATTAATGCAATGCCTCCGAATAAATTTCCAAGGACAACCGGAAACAGATTATCAATCAAAAATCCTTTGAAACAGGTGAGATTTGAAAGGTCTGGCGTTCCACCATGTATCATTTCAGCAGCAGCAAGTACTGCGCTATCTCCTTTTAGAGCAATTCCCATAGGGATAAGCCACATATTAACAACACAATGCTCGAATCCACAGGCCATAAGGCACGATACAGGCCATAGTAATGCCAGTATTTTATCGATAGTACTTCTTCCACAGTAGCACATCCAGACACCAAGACATAGTAAGGCGTTACCCATCACTCCCTGTATAAAGACAACACCTGGTGGTGTATTTACTTTATCATTGGCCATAAGGACTATTTTAGCGCCCAGCAGATGATTGTTCGTCATCCACAGATCAGAATTGTATATCAATACAACAATAGTTAATGCACCAACAAAATTACCAACGAACGCAATAATCAAATTCCTTGTAAGGGCCTGGCCTGTAATTTTCTTAGCCATAAAAGACATCACGACAAGACAATTTCCATTAAAGAGTTCGGCACCGGTAATTACAACTAAAACCATTGATAACGTGAAGGCTATACCACCAATAAGTTGATATAAACCAAAATTTGATGTTGCTGTATGCGTTACTACTATAAAGAGTTGCGTACCAAGTGCGATAAAGATGCCAGCAAGTATACTAAGGAAAAGCATCGTTAACGTATCAGGACTTGTCTTTGCAACACCCACCAGTGCTACTTTTTCAGACATTTCTGTTGGTCTATAAGTATCAATTTCAATTACTGGTGATGCGGGATATTTTTGATCCTCCCCATTATTCAATATATCAGACATAAATGCCTCCTTTTATCACAGGGATTTATTTTTTAAGTTCTTCAAAAATCCCATTCTCTATTTCCAATAAATCCTCCTCTTCTACGGGCATAAACCATTTTTGTGCGATAAAGGTAGGAATAACAGCACTTGCAATAACAACTCCGACAAGGATTGAATACTGCACTTGATTGATATATCCGGCGTTCAATCCAAAAACACTTGCAATAGTGCCAAAAGTAAGACCGGTACTCATGAGAAGCGTCGTGTACATGCTACCCTGGGGGATATATCTTTTAGCCAGGAAATATACACCGATAAATTTGGTGACTATTTTCACTGCAAAGAGAATCAGAAACAGTCCAAGAGCAGAGAGAATGAGAGGTAATGAAATCTTTAATCCTCCTACTACAAAAAATATTGGCGTGATAAATGCATATGCTACCGTCTTCAGCCGGTTGTGTACTTTTTTTGTTCCTGATGTTTCCGTAAAGTGTTTAGACATAAAAAGCCCCAGAGCAAAAGCAGGCAACACCGCATGTCCAGCCCCCAAGTCGGCAAAATATATAACGATAATTAATAGGAGAAAAAGATATTTTATTTCTGGTTCTATGACTTTATTTTTCAGTTTCGGATTATGAAAAACATAGTGGGAAAATTTTGTAGCGCCAAAAATAACAACAATCGAAATTATGATAAAAATTACCGTATAAAAAGTTGGTTTTACAAAGAGAATACTCAATACTAAGGCAGTTCCCATATCAGTAATAAAAGTAGACGCCATGAGCAATTTACCGATATGGGTCCTGGATAGTCCCGTTTCAACTAATACCGAATAAACTACTGCTAATGATGTTGTTGATAAAGCTGTACCGGCGATTAAAGACGCCTGCAATGACCAATGAGAAACATAATACGTATAAAGCGTTACTCCGGTAAATGGGGCTAAAAAAGAAAAGAAACCTATTAAGAAGCTTTCTTTAAATTTTTCTTTCATAAGTGGTATATCAATTTCTGTTCCGGATAAGAAGGTTAAAATGATTCCTCCCAGGCCAGCTACATGTATCATCCAATCCTCAGCACGTAATCCCAGATTCCCGGCTACAGCACCTAAAAGGATCTCTATGATAGCCACCGAAAAGCCGGTGTATAAGGAAATCAGGCTGGCAAGAAATATAATAGTACCTACAAACAAAGGTATTATATTTGCTTTTTCTAAGAGTTGCTTCAGGTTTAGATTTTGAAATAAAGTGTACGGAGTGGTTAGGGGGGTTACAGAAGAAGGAGTAACAGAACTTTCATTATGTACTATCTTTCCGGTAGAATCGTTGAATCTGTTTTTATAGAGCACTTCGCCCTTCTTTGCATCAACATACACTAACCAGATTTTATCAACAGGATCTTCTTGTGAAAAAAGTATCTTCCATGCTAACATTTGGTTATTGCCTCTGGGAAGAATTACCAGTTCTGACACTGTTTTTTGAGTCAATGGCAAATTAAGAGCCAAAGCCTTTTTTGCCCTCCGAACTGCATCATTTTTTTCTATTGACGGTTTTGTATTAATCTTAACATTGTGGATGCTGCGATTTCTTCTTAGAGAGAAGATATAATTTTTCTCTGATACACATACGGAGATATTGGCACCGATAATTGGCATCCCCTTATAATATTGCTGAAATACAATCCGTTTGCCGAATGGCGCTTCTATGACCTCTCTTACCTGAAAATTTTCCAAGTCTGAACTCAGGCCAAAAAGCCCGTGATATAACGACAAAAACTCTTTTGCAGCATCCTGCGGCTTCCCCTGAAACACCTTACTCCTCGCACCAAATACCCTTATTGCTGTCCCTGTTTCCTTATCCCATACAACCCTCCAATTGGGATTATCCTCTGTCTTTAACTTTACCAGGAAAGATTCCGGTAAATCCTGTCCACTTGCTAAAGACAGGCAAAGGATTATCAGAATGCCTAAAGACAGAATGAATGTATTAAAGATATTCCAAACTTTAACTTTCTTTCCTACAAATTGCGTTAATAAAAACATTGCCTATGTCTTCTCCTCTCCGCTAAGTTAACGTATTTTCTCTGCTTGTTATTATTTCCTGATATCCTTCCGGGGCTTTAACTTTTCCTTGTTATATTTCTCGTTTCATTTGCATCATTTCCTCTCGACCTTCTGATCAATTTAGAAAGAAAAGCAGGAAGAACGAATGTATATCCCTCACTCAATGAGGTGGTTATATATTTTTGAGTTCTGTAATGGGAGCCATCGTACCCGATTGATTTTTGTGAAATTTTAAGTTGACCCGCAGTTCATCACGATTTATTGTAAGCAGGATGATCTCCTCGGTTAATTCTTGTGAAATTTCAAGCTGACCCATAGATATTTCAAAAATTATTTCCGTTGCTGTTTTAAACTCATAAAAGATATCGTTAGATTGTTTTAAGAAGCGGTGAATAGTTTCCTTGATACTGTTCGAAATTATTTTCTCCTCGTTTCTTCTGAATCCGGCGAATACATTGATAATTTCATTGTCGATAACCTTTTGCATTTTTCTTCTAAAATCCTTTAGATTAGTAACCGGGTCTTTTTCATAAATATTAAAGAGGAGATGCTTTATCCTTTGTATTTCTTCGAAATTTTTTAATGTTTCCTCCGCATGTACACATACTATATCTAATTCGTTCTTGAGAATAGCCAAACTATCTCCTATATCTTGTTTTAGGTGTGTAGCAAGATGACAGAAGGTATCTATTTTATTCTCCAGTTCTTTTACAGAAACTTTTGATATTTTTGTCATAATAATACCAACAATCTCTTCCATGTTTATTCCTCCCGTAAATTTAACCGAAAACATTGTTCTGCGGTTTATAATGCTAATTTACATAGGAGTTATCAGCTATCATTAGCAGTTAGGCGAACTCCATCGCCAAAATAGACAGAGAGATTAAATAGGTGAAATACTTCGATAGGAAGGATAAAAAAACTCCTATTGAAGAAATTCTTCAACAGGAGTTATCAGCTACAGTGGTAGCAACCGGGGTGAACTCCATCACCTGACATATTGTATTTATCTATTAAGAAACTTCAAAATTGGATATGTTTATATATACCAGCATAAGTTTCTAGCAGCCTGTTATTTCCATTTTTATGGAAATGACTTTTTCGTTCTTGATAGATGACGCTGTGTATAGAATAGAAGAAAGACATTTTTATAACTTAACCATTTTGCAATGTTCATTTTCTCTATCGATCATATGAATAGTATTTCCGATATTTTCAAGTTTTTCCCTGTTTTCTTCGAGGATTTTAGCCTTACCTGTTAATAATGCAAGCTCAATACGTACCGATTCACTTCCTGCCTTTCTTCTTTCCTGACCTTTTTGGATGGCCTGTTCTATCTGTTCAATAAGGTCATTGCCGAGGTCCTTCAATTGTTTGGAGTAATGATTAATGGTTTTATGAATCCTTGCTGACAGGTCAGAGCGTACCCTGCCACAATTCCTGCTTACTTCGGAAGATACCCGCTCCATCATCTCGTGTAAGACCATTTTTCTACTTACTGATTTAGGCAAAATGGTACGCAGAATGGATCTAACCTCTTCTTCAGTTGGGGCTGTGTATTCCTGTACCATATAATAAAAACTATTGTCCCTGGTTAACTCCACAGAGAATTCAAATTGATCCATGGGTACCTCAAAGAGTATCTCTGCAGCCGTCTTGAACTCATGGAGGATGTCGTTAGAACGTTTTGTAAAACGACGAAAGGTTTCCTGGATGCTCCCTGAGATGACACCCTCGATATCTTTTCTAAATACATCAAATCCCTTAACAATCTCCTCCTTGATAACCTGTTGCATTCCGTCTCTTAATGCTGTTGGATGCAAATTCTGGTTTTTTTCAAAAAAATCCAGCAGACACTTTTTTATCCTGGGTACTTCTTTTTCCTCAAGAACCTTTAACATCTCTTCGGCCTTGAGACATAATTTGTCCGATTCGCCCTTCAGCAGATAGGTAATATCCTCTCTGTCCTGTTTCAGGTTTGCAACAAGCTTATGAAAGGTATTGATCTTTTTTTCCAGATCCTCTTCAGATGCCTCCAGTGTTTTTTTCTCAATAGCTATTTGTGATAGTATTTGGGATATGATCCGTTTTACCTTGGATATTGCAGTATTTAGAATAATCCTGCCCTTTTCCGAAGAGAGAAAACGGCCTAATGCATCCTCAAGGTTCGGAAGACCGCTTCGTAAAAGTTGAGTATCATTATCTACCATTTTTGCTTTCAGCGCTTCTCTTGCTGAGACAGGCAATATCTCATGAACGGTAAATCCCATTTCTTCAAGAACCTGTTTGTTAAAGGCAACGATCTCTTCGATCTCTTCAGGAGATAGATAATCAATCTTGTTCAGAACAAAAAATATCTTTTGGGTAGAATTCTTAATCGTGTCGAGAAGTTCTTTTTCCACCTGTGAAATAGGGACATCCGCACTCATAAGGAACAATGCTGCATCCAGATGATCTAAAAACTCATACGTTGTTTCTGTGTTATGGAGAAAAGTTGATCCCACACCGGGTGTGTCTACCAGCAGCATCCCCTGCTCAAGAAAAGGCGACGGGTACTCAATACGTGCACACCGTACGCCGCGTATGTTTTTAGGATTTCCTCTTTCTGTTATATAATCGGAAAGTTCTTCTATATGAATCTTTTTTTTACTGCTATCTTCCATAAAGATAGAACACCCAATCTCCGTACCAAACATTAAGATCGTTACAATGGACGTTAAAGGTACAACAGAAGAAGGGAGGATTTCCTTACCGATCAGGCTGTTAATAAGGGTCGTTTTCCCCCTTTTAAACTGACCAAGAATCACCAGGTTAAAACAATTGGATATCAACTGCTCCTTAATGGCAAATAGCCAGTTCCCCGTTTCCACAGTTTCGCCTTTTGTTAAAATCTCTGTATTTTCAATAACATTCAGTATTTCTGTTTTCCGTTTTCTGAATTCTTCCAGCATGATACTACATTTTCCTTTTCAAAATAAAAACCCCCGGTCAAAACAGTATGTTATGACAGGGGGTCTTCAATAAAAAAACTCCTGTCGAAGAAAACCTTCAACAGGAGTTATCAGCTATGTGATAGCAATTGAGGTGAACTCCATCACCAATAGTATATTGTGAATTTATTATAATATAATTCAACTTTTTGTCAACAGATTTTTACGCGACCTTGCGTTCGATTTCCTCAAATTTAACTGCTATTTTTTTAGAAACGCCTGGCTCCTGCATCGTGATCCCGTACATTACATCGGCAATACTCATCGTAACCTTGTTATGGGTAATGATAAGGAACTGAGTATCCCTGGTAAATTCTTTTACGATATGTGAAAATCTGGTGATATTGCTTTCGTCAAGGGCGGCATCCACTTCGTCCAGAATACAAAAAGGGCTGGGCTTGGTTTGAAAGACAGCAAAAAGAAGCGCTACCGTAATCATCACCTTCTCGCCCCCGGATAGGAGTGTAATTGAACGAAGCTCTTTATTCGGCGGTTGTACCACTATTTCAATACTTGCTTCCAGTATGTCCGCATTTTCTTCCAAAAGGATATCTGCTTTGCCTCCGCCGAATAGCTTTCTAAACATGGCCTGAAAATTCTGGCGGATTTCACTAAAGGTCTTTTCGAATAATTCCCGGCTGGTCTGGTTGATCTTCTTTATCAAATCCTGCAGGGCATTGTGAGATGTTTCCAGGTCTTCCTTCTGATTTGCAAGGAAGGTTTCACGTATTTCAAGTTCGTCCTGTTCCTTGATTGCCTCCAGATTCACATTGCCCAGCCTTTCGATCTTCCCTTGCAATTCTTCGATTTCCCCTGATACTGCATCCCAGAAAGTAACCTGAGGATCGGATTCATTTTCAGATTTATCCGGTACCGTGCTTAACTCCAGATGGATTTCACCTGTAGTAGCATCTAAATCCGACAGTTCAAGGCGATAGTCTTCCCGGACACGCTCTTCCAGGTGGGATATCCGGATATGATATTCATTCTCCCTAAGCCGTAACTCCTGTAATTTTTGTTCAATATGTTTTTGTTCTGCTTGTTTTTCTTCAAGGAGTTCTTTCAGCTCTTCAAATCTAAGATCGTACTCCTCACGTCTCGACCGGAGAGCGGCCATCGATTCCTCAAGTGCAACTTTTTTAGTCTGAAGTTCATGGGCCTGAAGCTCCA is part of the Candidatus Jettenia sp. AMX2 genome and harbors:
- a CDS encoding protein phosphatase 2C domain-containing protein, coding for MKIAYKTDVGRRRKQNEDSILVDEALNIFLIADGLGGHQAGEVASDLAVKECYTYLKEHLDEARTNEDISKLLAKSLMAAHNAVKEKSMTDIDLMGMGTTLIQMLIKDNKVHICHVGDSRAYLIREKIKQLTKDHTFESYILDEKPRPEYFPVHKLHVLTQAVGESETVVPELKQIELEDGDILLLCTDGLTDMLLEKEIEWIIRQHEDEPDLGADYLIKEANSKGGIDNISVIVVKYG
- a CDS encoding HEAT repeat domain-containing protein, which encodes MIFFCPICWKEIKEIDKSCPFCHASIAEFENKSFEEKLINALRHPERETVHRAVYILGKLRSIKAVKPVIGLFEQTNNTFLKIRILSALHEIGVPEANEFILKVVNSDAGMIKRIAKELIEKGSTS
- a CDS encoding formate/nitrite transporter family protein, which produces MEENNIPKPIQITNIDTAYLPQKTASVIENKALVRARLSIKQTFVLSVLAGIYVAMGAQFATFVTNDSTLHVGITSLITGIVFSFGLILVEVAGSELFTGNNLNIVGYLSKKITTYELLRIWTIVYLGNFVGGLIMVYWMYLAHQWEFFQSMTGAKALLIAHKKVDLTFKEALARGTLCNALVCLNVWLCYSSRNVADKVLSTMFAIGGFVASGFEHCVANMYFIPTGIILRKHPDIVTTAEKAVGKSLDLSQLTWKGFFVNNLFPVTLGNLIGGVILIGIIFWFIYLRPHTDSVKH
- a CDS encoding formate/nitrite transporter family protein yields the protein MSDILNNGEDQKYPASPVIEIDTYRPTEMSEKVALVGVAKTSPDTLTMLFLSILAGIFIALGTQLFIVVTHTATSNFGLYQLIGGIAFTLSMVLVVITGAELFNGNCLVVMSFMAKKITGQALTRNLIIAFVGNFVGALTIVVLIYNSDLWMTNNHLLGAKIVLMANDKVNTPPGVVFIQGVMGNALLCLGVWMCYCGRSTIDKILALLWPVSCLMACGFEHCVVNMWLIPMGIALKGDSAVLAAAEMIHGGTPDLSNLTCFKGFLIDNLFPVVLGNLFGGIALIAGAYWFVYLHPSKKE
- a CDS encoding cation:proton antiporter, whose translation is MFLLTQFVGKKVKVWNIFNTFILSLGILIILCLSLASGQDLPESFLVKLKTEDNPNWRVVWDKETGTAIRVFGARSKVFQGKPQDAAKEFLSLYHGLFGLSSDLENFQVREVIEAPFGKRIVFQQYYKGMPIIGANISVCVSEKNYIFSLRRNRSIHNVKINTKPSIEKNDAVRRAKKALALNLPLTQKTVSELVILPRGNNQMLAWKILFSQEDPVDKIWLVYVDAKKGEVLYKNRFNDSTGKIVHNESSVTPSSVTPLTTPYTLFQNLNLKQLLEKANIIPLFVGTIIFLASLISLYTGFSVAIIEILLGAVAGNLGLRAEDWMIHVAGLGGIILTFLSGTEIDIPLMKEKFKESFLIGFFSFLAPFTGVTLYTYYVSHWSLQASLIAGTALSTTSLAVVYSVLVETGLSRTHIGKLLMASTFITDMGTALVLSILFVKPTFYTVIFIIISIVVIFGATKFSHYVFHNPKLKNKVIEPEIKYLFLLLIIVIYFADLGAGHAVLPAFALGLFMSKHFTETSGTKKVHNRLKTVAYAFITPIFFVVGGLKISLPLILSALGLFLILFAVKIVTKFIGVYFLAKRYIPQGSMYTTLLMSTGLTFGTIASVFGLNAGYINQVQYSILVGVVIASAVIPTFIAQKWFMPVEEEDLLEIENGIFEELKK
- a CDS encoding dynamin family protein; the encoded protein is MLEEFRKRKTEILNVIENTEILTKGETVETGNWLFAIKEQLISNCFNLVILGQFKRGKTTLINSLIGKEILPSSVVPLTSIVTILMFGTEIGCSIFMEDSSKKKIHIEELSDYITERGNPKNIRGVRCARIEYPSPFLEQGMLLVDTPGVGSTFLHNTETTYEFLDHLDAALFLMSADVPISQVEKELLDTIKNSTQKIFFVLNKIDYLSPEEIEEIVAFNKQVLEEMGFTVHEILPVSAREALKAKMVDNDTQLLRSGLPNLEDALGRFLSSEKGRIILNTAISKVKRIISQILSQIAIEKKTLEASEEDLEKKINTFHKLVANLKQDREDITYLLKGESDKLCLKAEEMLKVLEEKEVPRIKKCLLDFFEKNQNLHPTALRDGMQQVIKEEIVKGFDVFRKDIEGVISGSIQETFRRFTKRSNDILHEFKTAAEILFEVPMDQFEFSVELTRDNSFYYMVQEYTAPTEEEVRSILRTILPKSVSRKMVLHEMMERVSSEVSRNCGRVRSDLSARIHKTINHYSKQLKDLGNDLIEQIEQAIQKGQERRKAGSESVRIELALLTGKAKILEENREKLENIGNTIHMIDRENEHCKMVKL